One window of the Lysobacter sp. S4-A87 genome contains the following:
- a CDS encoding M1 family metallopeptidase — protein sequence MRRFLVTAITLALAGNCVTAMAAAPATVSNTAAAQATTTQLPRNVRPTHYDVAIAPHAQTLTFDGQVTITLDVLEPTATITLQAVDMTFASAKLSPATGKGKAVAAKVGVDADAQTATFTFDKPLAVGSYRLAMEYTGKIGTQANGLFAIDYDTRAGKKRALFTQFENSDARRMIPSWDEPSHKATFTLEATVPSGEMAVSNMPATATTDLGNGLTRVRFAQSPKMSTYLLFFSQGEFDRATAKLGETEVGVITQKGVVDQARFALDSSVDVLREYNDYFGTPYPLPKLDNVASPGASQFFSAMENWGAIFTFEHTLLLDPAFSTQSDKQRVFSVAAHEIAHQWFGDLVTMSWWDDLWLNEGFATWMASRTTQKLHPEWNTQLYAVSGREGAMSRDAVATTHPVVQHVETVEQASQAFDAITYQKGGAVIRMLEGYVGEEAWREGVRNYMKAHAYGNTASDDLWKQVQAAAGKPILDIAHDFTLQPGIPMITVASATCSDGKTTLKLTQGEFTKDRPDKQPLSWRVPVIAQAVGGEAVRTIVEGGAGSLDVPGCGPVVVNAGQSGYYRTLYSPEQFASIRGGFAKLPPIDQLGLMSDTWALGLAGLQSPANYLDLVKATPAGSDPQIWGDIAGKLDSLNDYYQGDGARQARFRKFAIAQLAPVFARIGWDEKQGEADPVKILRTRLIDTLSSLGDDKVVAEARRRYAAQDTDPAAVPAALRKTILAVVARHADAATWDQLHTSAQAEKTPLMKDELYQMLSSSEDKALAQRALDLALTDEPGATNSAGMIRAVASQHPELAFDFAMGHMSDVDKRVDSSSRSRYYPGLANGSLDPAMVGKIQAYAEQHLAAGSRRDANTAVANVIYRLKVRNERLPAVDAWLKTHGG from the coding sequence ATGCGTCGTTTTCTGGTTACCGCTATCACGCTGGCACTGGCCGGCAACTGCGTCACCGCCATGGCAGCTGCACCCGCAACCGTGTCCAATACCGCGGCCGCACAGGCCACCACCACGCAGCTGCCGCGCAACGTGCGCCCGACGCACTACGACGTCGCGATCGCGCCGCATGCGCAGACCCTGACGTTCGATGGCCAGGTGACGATCACGCTGGACGTGCTGGAACCGACCGCGACCATCACCCTGCAGGCCGTCGACATGACCTTTGCTTCGGCGAAGCTGTCGCCCGCCACCGGCAAGGGCAAGGCCGTCGCGGCAAAGGTCGGCGTCGACGCCGACGCGCAGACCGCCACCTTCACCTTCGACAAGCCGCTGGCCGTGGGCAGCTACCGCCTGGCAATGGAGTACACCGGCAAGATCGGCACGCAGGCCAACGGCCTGTTCGCGATCGACTACGACACCAGGGCCGGCAAGAAGCGCGCACTGTTCACGCAGTTCGAGAATTCCGATGCGCGCCGCATGATCCCGTCCTGGGACGAGCCGTCGCACAAGGCCACCTTCACCCTCGAGGCGACCGTGCCGAGCGGCGAGATGGCGGTCAGCAACATGCCGGCGACGGCGACCACCGACCTGGGCAACGGCCTCACGCGTGTGCGCTTTGCGCAGTCGCCGAAGATGTCGACCTACCTGCTGTTCTTCAGCCAGGGCGAGTTCGACCGCGCCACCGCCAAGCTGGGCGAGACCGAAGTCGGCGTGATCACACAGAAGGGCGTGGTCGACCAGGCGCGTTTCGCGCTCGATTCCTCGGTGGACGTGCTGCGCGAGTACAACGACTACTTCGGCACCCCGTATCCGCTGCCCAAGCTCGACAACGTCGCTTCGCCCGGCGCCAGCCAGTTCTTCAGCGCCATGGAAAACTGGGGCGCGATCTTCACCTTCGAACACACCCTGCTGCTCGATCCGGCCTTCTCGACGCAGTCCGACAAGCAGCGCGTGTTCTCGGTCGCCGCGCACGAGATCGCCCACCAGTGGTTCGGTGACCTGGTGACGATGAGCTGGTGGGACGACCTGTGGCTCAACGAAGGCTTCGCCACCTGGATGGCCTCGCGCACCACGCAGAAGCTGCATCCGGAATGGAACACCCAGCTGTATGCCGTGTCCGGCCGCGAAGGTGCGATGAGCCGCGATGCCGTGGCCACCACGCACCCGGTGGTGCAGCACGTGGAAACCGTCGAGCAGGCCAGCCAGGCGTTCGACGCCATCACTTACCAGAAGGGCGGCGCGGTGATCCGCATGCTCGAAGGCTACGTCGGTGAAGAGGCGTGGCGCGAGGGCGTGCGCAACTACATGAAGGCACACGCCTACGGCAACACCGCGTCGGACGACCTGTGGAAGCAGGTGCAGGCCGCCGCCGGTAAACCCATTCTCGACATCGCCCACGACTTCACCCTGCAGCCGGGCATCCCGATGATCACCGTCGCCTCGGCGACGTGCAGCGATGGCAAGACCACGCTCAAGCTGACCCAGGGCGAGTTCACCAAGGACCGTCCCGACAAGCAGCCGCTGTCGTGGCGCGTGCCGGTGATCGCGCAGGCGGTCGGCGGCGAAGCGGTGCGCACGATCGTCGAAGGCGGCGCCGGTTCGCTGGATGTGCCCGGCTGCGGCCCGGTCGTCGTCAATGCCGGCCAGAGCGGTTACTACCGCACGTTGTATTCGCCTGAGCAGTTCGCCTCGATCCGTGGCGGGTTTGCCAAGCTGCCGCCGATCGACCAGCTCGGCCTGATGAGCGACACCTGGGCGCTGGGCCTGGCCGGCCTGCAGTCGCCGGCGAACTACCTCGACCTGGTCAAGGCGACGCCGGCCGGTTCCGACCCGCAGATCTGGGGTGACATCGCTGGCAAGCTCGACAGCCTCAACGACTATTACCAGGGCGACGGCGCTCGCCAGGCCCGGTTCCGCAAGTTCGCCATCGCGCAGCTGGCGCCGGTGTTCGCGCGCATCGGCTGGGACGAGAAGCAGGGCGAGGCCGATCCGGTCAAGATCCTGCGCACGCGCCTGATCGACACGCTCAGCTCGCTGGGCGATGACAAGGTGGTCGCCGAGGCACGTCGTCGTTACGCGGCGCAGGACACGGACCCCGCCGCCGTGCCGGCGGCGCTGCGCAAGACCATCCTGGCGGTGGTTGCACGCCACGCCGACGCGGCGACCTGGGACCAGCTGCACACTTCCGCGCAGGCGGAAAAGACGCCGCTGATGAAGGACGAGCTGTACCAGATGCTGTCCTCGAGCGAGGACAAGGCACTGGCGCAGCGTGCCCTCGACCTGGCGCTGACCGATGAGCCGGGTGCGACCAACAGCGCCGGGATGATCCGCGCGGTCGCGTCGCAGCATCCCGAGCTGGCGTTCGACTTCGCCATGGGCCACATGAGCGACGTCGACAAGCGCGTCGATTCGTCCTCGCGCAGCCGCTACTACCCGGGCCTGGCCAATGGTTCGCTGGATCCGGCGATGGTCGGCAAGATCCAGGCGTACGCGGAACAGCACCTCGCCGCCGGTTCGCGCCGCGACGCCAATACCGCGGTCGCCAACGTGATCTATCGGTTGAAGGTGCGCAACGAGCGGTTGCCGGCAGTGGATGCGTGGTTGAAGACGCACGGCGGCTGA
- a CDS encoding methyltransferase domain-containing protein, with translation MGRCPLAIDSNRLHRQVRAVYERVARDPASGFHFHTGAAYAVQRLGYDEAALAALPALCTDRFAGVGNPFRIGTIPAGSVVLDHACGAGMDLLLAARAVGPNGRAIGVDLTAAMRTCAISAAAQAGLLERVELHEGTFEDLPVADASVDILISNGVLNLAPDKPRVLSEVMRVLRPGGALYLGDVVVDRELAARARSNADLWAACIGGASTEAALLRFIADSGLGQVRVGERFESFAGTGIDRKFHGHLHAYGVNVRAVKPNFPKKQQPSA, from the coding sequence ATGGGCCGTTGTCCGCTCGCGATCGACAGCAATCGGCTGCACAGGCAGGTCCGCGCCGTCTACGAGCGCGTCGCCCGGGACCCGGCCAGCGGCTTCCATTTCCATACCGGTGCAGCCTACGCCGTGCAGCGCCTGGGCTACGACGAGGCGGCGCTGGCGGCATTGCCGGCGCTGTGCACCGACCGCTTCGCCGGGGTCGGCAACCCGTTCCGGATTGGCACGATCCCTGCCGGAAGCGTCGTGCTCGACCACGCCTGCGGCGCCGGCATGGACCTGCTGCTGGCAGCGCGCGCGGTCGGCCCGAACGGACGCGCGATCGGCGTCGACCTGACCGCGGCCATGCGCACCTGCGCGATCTCGGCTGCGGCGCAGGCTGGCTTGCTGGAACGGGTGGAACTGCATGAAGGCACCTTCGAGGATCTGCCGGTTGCCGACGCCAGCGTCGACATCCTGATCTCAAACGGAGTTCTCAACCTCGCACCGGACAAGCCCCGGGTTCTGTCGGAGGTCATGCGCGTTCTGCGGCCGGGTGGCGCCCTGTACCTGGGCGACGTCGTGGTCGACCGCGAGCTGGCCGCCCGCGCCCGCAGCAATGCCGACCTGTGGGCGGCCTGCATCGGCGGTGCCTCGACCGAGGCGGCGCTGCTGCGGTTCATCGCCGACAGCGGCCTGGGCCAGGTCCGCGTCGGCGAACGCTTCGAGTCGTTCGCCGGCACCGGCATCGACCGCAAGTTCCACGGCCACCTGCATGCCTATGGCGTGAACGTACGCGCCGTGAAGCCGAATTTTCCGAAGAAGCAACAGCCGTCGGCCTGA
- a CDS encoding DUF4242 domain-containing protein, giving the protein MLRKYVIERNINGIGKGPYEALCDVAQRSNEVLDQLGTGVQWLHSYVANDKTYCVYLANDEALIREHAERAGFPADAVVEVQSVLDPTMAPA; this is encoded by the coding sequence ATGCTCAGAAAGTACGTCATCGAACGAAACATCAACGGCATCGGCAAGGGGCCCTACGAGGCACTGTGCGATGTCGCCCAGCGCTCCAACGAAGTGCTCGACCAGCTCGGCACCGGCGTGCAGTGGCTGCATTCGTATGTCGCCAACGACAAGACCTACTGCGTCTACCTGGCGAACGACGAGGCACTGATCCGCGAACACGCCGAACGCGCGGGCTTCCCGGCCGACGCCGTCGTCGAAGTGCAGTCCGTCCTTGATCCGACCATGGCACCTGCATGA
- a CDS encoding PAS domain S-box protein: MNPGDLSSNALADDRERALRDSELRLQQVLDNTSAAVFAKDRSGRYLFVNREFERLTGHGAAALIGRRDRDIFPAEQAAGLRRNDMRVLLEARAMEFEESGVFAGEQRTYLSAKFPLLDCDGVPYAVCGIATDITRRKQIETALSSSALAVSNARGRDLFVELSRYLGAILDVDVSFIAEMREEDPGMMRVLAFVADSAPRENFDYALANTACDTVVGHGFRIYPAGLGNLFPLDDDFIELGAEGYAGYPLTDTQGRPLGLISIVSRRPLEQAEFIESVMKIFAVRASAEIERQRADAALLASQVSYRQIFEASEDAIIVYDQATDRIVDVNPKACVTSGYSHDELLHIAVDHLGSGEAPYTGADAAIHLQHAREHGSARFEWRRRNKDGSLYWDEVFLKSASIGGEPRILAFTRDITERKLAEEAAQRNAEHLRATVSAALDCIIAMDEHGTIIKFNPAAETCFGYREREALGQSLAELIIPERYRERHRQGMQRFLSGGPGPYLQRRLEVTALRADGSEFPAELAIGVDESPSGRIFIGYLRDITERIEAEQRRCRLEAQLLQAKKMEALGHLTGGIAHDFNNLLASIMGYVAMASERSAGGGDARLENYLGHALQSCERARDLIQQMLMFSRGQKGEPRLLDPAQCIEQNLAVLRPSIPCEVDVVVDTVGRAGAICFDPVQFGQVMLNLCLNACDAMQGQGRLDIGLHETSEDGRLCSACQQPVSGTFVEIAIGDTGPGIEPAVLERIFDPFFSTKPPGKGAGMGLATVHGIVHEHGGHLVVESEPGRGTRFRVLLPICEAEAGEAVQQQPASAPSTNPRLQGRVLVVDDERSVGEFMCELLSSWGLEADFVAAPAQALERVRQAPEHYQLLITDHSMPSITGIQLAQSLQAVAPELPVLLYTGLADRVSEQALPANMLKTVLRKPIDHAHLARELSAILRSTVT; encoded by the coding sequence ATGAATCCCGGCGACCTGTCCAGCAACGCCCTCGCCGACGATCGCGAGCGCGCACTGCGCGACAGCGAACTGCGCCTGCAGCAGGTGCTCGACAACACGTCCGCGGCGGTATTCGCCAAGGACCGCAGCGGCCGCTACCTGTTCGTCAACCGCGAGTTCGAACGCCTCACCGGGCACGGCGCGGCAGCGCTGATCGGACGCCGCGACCGCGACATCTTCCCCGCCGAACAGGCCGCCGGACTGCGCCGCAACGACATGCGCGTGCTGCTGGAGGCGCGGGCGATGGAGTTCGAGGAAAGCGGCGTGTTCGCCGGCGAGCAGCGCACCTACCTCTCGGCGAAGTTCCCGCTGCTCGATTGCGATGGCGTGCCCTACGCCGTCTGCGGCATCGCCACCGACATCACCCGGCGCAAGCAAATCGAAACTGCGCTGAGCAGCTCGGCACTGGCGGTGTCGAATGCGCGCGGCCGAGACCTGTTCGTCGAGCTGTCGCGCTACCTGGGCGCGATCCTCGACGTCGACGTGTCCTTCATCGCCGAGATGCGCGAGGAAGACCCGGGGATGATGCGCGTGCTCGCCTTCGTTGCCGACAGCGCGCCTCGCGAGAACTTCGACTACGCCCTGGCCAATACTGCCTGCGACACGGTCGTCGGCCACGGCTTCCGCATCTATCCCGCCGGCCTTGGCAACCTGTTCCCGCTGGATGACGACTTCATCGAACTCGGCGCCGAGGGCTACGCGGGGTACCCGCTCACCGACACCCAGGGGCGCCCGCTGGGACTGATCTCGATCGTCTCGCGGCGGCCGCTGGAGCAGGCCGAGTTCATCGAGTCGGTGATGAAGATCTTCGCCGTGCGCGCTTCCGCGGAGATCGAGCGCCAGCGCGCCGATGCCGCCTTGCTGGCCTCGCAGGTCAGCTACCGGCAGATCTTCGAGGCCAGCGAGGACGCGATCATCGTCTACGACCAGGCCACCGACCGAATCGTCGACGTCAACCCGAAGGCCTGCGTGACCTCCGGCTACAGCCACGATGAGTTGCTGCACATTGCCGTCGACCACCTCGGCTCGGGCGAAGCGCCCTATACCGGTGCCGATGCGGCCATCCACCTGCAGCACGCACGCGAGCACGGATCGGCCCGTTTCGAATGGCGTCGCCGCAACAAGGACGGCAGCCTGTACTGGGACGAAGTGTTCCTCAAGTCCGCCAGCATCGGCGGCGAGCCGCGGATCCTCGCCTTCACGCGCGACATCACCGAGCGCAAACTCGCCGAGGAAGCCGCGCAGCGCAATGCCGAGCACCTGCGTGCGACCGTAAGCGCCGCGCTCGACTGCATCATCGCCATGGACGAGCACGGCACCATCATCAAGTTCAATCCGGCCGCCGAGACCTGTTTCGGCTATCGCGAGCGCGAGGCACTCGGCCAATCGCTGGCCGAGCTGATCATCCCGGAGCGCTACCGCGAGCGTCATCGCCAGGGCATGCAGCGCTTCCTTTCAGGCGGCCCCGGCCCGTACCTGCAAAGGCGCCTGGAGGTGACAGCGCTGCGCGCCGACGGCAGCGAGTTCCCGGCGGAGCTTGCCATCGGCGTCGACGAGAGTCCGTCCGGGCGCATCTTCATCGGCTACCTGCGCGACATCACCGAGCGCATCGAGGCCGAGCAGCGCCGCTGCCGGCTGGAGGCGCAACTGCTGCAAGCCAAGAAGATGGAAGCGCTGGGCCATCTGACCGGCGGCATCGCCCACGACTTCAACAACCTGCTGGCCAGCATCATGGGTTACGTGGCGATGGCCAGCGAACGCAGCGCCGGCGGCGGCGACGCGCGGCTTGAGAACTACCTGGGTCACGCGCTGCAGTCGTGCGAACGCGCGCGCGACCTGATCCAGCAGATGCTGATGTTCAGCCGTGGACAGAAGGGCGAGCCACGCCTGCTGGATCCAGCACAGTGCATCGAGCAGAACCTGGCGGTGCTGCGCCCGAGCATTCCCTGCGAAGTGGACGTCGTCGTCGATACGGTTGGGCGCGCCGGCGCCATCTGCTTCGACCCGGTCCAGTTCGGCCAGGTCATGCTGAACCTGTGCCTGAATGCCTGCGATGCGATGCAGGGCCAGGGCCGCCTCGACATCGGGCTGCATGAAACCAGCGAGGACGGCCGGCTATGCAGCGCCTGCCAGCAGCCGGTGTCCGGCACGTTCGTCGAGATCGCCATCGGCGACACCGGCCCCGGCATCGAACCGGCGGTGCTGGAACGCATCTTCGATCCGTTCTTCTCGACCAAGCCACCGGGCAAGGGCGCCGGCATGGGCCTGGCGACCGTGCACGGCATCGTGCACGAGCATGGCGGGCATCTGGTCGTCGAGTCAGAACCGGGTCGCGGCACCCGCTTCCGGGTGTTGCTGCCGATCTGCGAAGCAGAGGCCGGCGAGGCCGTGCAGCAGCAACCCGCGAGTGCACCATCGACGAATCCGCGACTGCAGGGCCGAGTGCTCGTGGTCGACGACGAGCGTAGCGTCGGCGAGTTCATGTGCGAACTGCTGTCGAGCTGGGGCCTGGAGGCGGACTTCGTCGCCGCGCCGGCGCAGGCGCTGGAGCGTGTGCGGCAGGCACCAGAGCACTATCAACTGCTGATCACCGACCACTCGATGCCGTCGATCACAGGCATCCAGCTGGCGCAGTCGCTGCAGGCGGTGGCGCCGGAGCTGCCGGTGTTGCTTTACACCGGACTTGCCGATCGAGTCAGCGAGCAGGCACTGCCGGCGAACATGCTGAAGACGGTGTTGCGCAAGCCGATCGATCACGCGCATCTCGCGCGCGAATTGTCGGCGATCCTGCGGTCCACGGTGACCTGA
- a CDS encoding OmpA family protein yields the protein MTIPSTPLLIGLLLAIVQAPVLAQSSDAQAGDPQLTPSKARITDESIYRDESTYQATQDRIQALNDGGRPVRDYHLSKAQCWLDVSFHEYSRNDRSDFPQGALDESTKLITAMEQGVTPLPNETPAVNNAARLREDLWKRLGAIYGTPGYECAQQEMACGEVELVHAGNEFNQQGWRHAKPYVQMAEDHVNDAEALARNCTPVPQNMELTANLVFDFDRDTIKQVRPDSMRAVTEALARVKDENLRVTSVRLIGHADRIQGPNRQYNEDLSKRRAMAVRDYLVAQGIAADVISYEWRGDREPVQACEGVPAKQLHECLLPNRRVEVKFDVQR from the coding sequence ATGACCATTCCATCGACGCCCCTGTTGATCGGCTTGCTGCTGGCAATCGTTCAGGCACCCGTGCTTGCGCAGAGCAGCGATGCCCAGGCCGGCGACCCGCAGCTCACGCCGTCGAAGGCGCGGATCACCGACGAATCGATCTACCGCGACGAGTCGACCTACCAGGCAACGCAGGACCGCATCCAGGCGCTCAACGACGGTGGGCGGCCGGTACGCGACTACCATCTGTCGAAGGCGCAGTGCTGGCTCGATGTCTCGTTCCACGAGTACAGCCGCAACGACCGCAGCGACTTCCCGCAGGGCGCGCTGGACGAATCGACCAAGCTGATCACCGCGATGGAGCAGGGCGTGACGCCGCTGCCGAACGAAACGCCGGCAGTGAACAACGCCGCCCGCCTGCGCGAGGACCTGTGGAAACGCCTTGGCGCCATCTACGGCACGCCCGGCTATGAATGCGCGCAGCAGGAGATGGCCTGCGGCGAGGTCGAACTGGTGCACGCCGGCAACGAGTTCAACCAGCAGGGCTGGCGCCATGCCAAACCCTACGTGCAGATGGCCGAGGATCATGTCAACGACGCCGAGGCCCTGGCGCGAAACTGCACGCCGGTGCCGCAGAACATGGAGCTGACGGCGAACCTGGTGTTCGACTTCGACCGCGACACGATCAAGCAGGTACGGCCCGACTCGATGCGCGCGGTCACCGAAGCGCTGGCGCGGGTGAAGGACGAGAACCTGCGCGTCACCTCGGTGCGCCTGATCGGCCACGCCGATCGCATCCAGGGGCCGAACCGCCAGTACAACGAGGATCTGTCCAAGCGCCGGGCGATGGCCGTGCGCGACTACCTGGTCGCGCAGGGCATTGCCGCGGACGTGATCAGCTACGAATGGCGCGGCGACCGCGAGCCGGTGCAGGCCTGCGAAGGCGTGCCGGCGAAGCAGTTGCACGAATGCCTGCTGCCCAACCGCCGTGTCGAAGTGAAGTTCGACGTACAGCGCTGA
- a CDS encoding response regulator, with translation MAHTPCVLVVDDDQATREMLVEALSTHDFRALQAGDGAAMRAELEREAPDIVLLDIRLPGEDGLSLARFLRERYDVGIIMVTGSGDVIDRIVGLEIGADDYVAKPFDPRELLARIKSVLRRIQARPPEAPVASVAGRRVSFGRCTLDLDAHQVLDADGTEVMVTHMEFDLLRVLYEHPGKALSRDQILTLTHNREWEPFDRSIDIRIARLRRKVEVDPDNPRAIRTVRGVGYMFVPSA, from the coding sequence ATGGCGCATACGCCCTGTGTTCTGGTGGTCGACGACGACCAGGCGACCCGCGAGATGCTCGTGGAGGCACTGAGCACGCACGATTTCCGCGCCCTGCAGGCCGGCGACGGTGCCGCGATGCGCGCCGAACTCGAGCGCGAGGCGCCCGACATCGTCCTGCTCGACATCCGCCTGCCCGGCGAGGACGGCCTGAGCCTGGCGCGCTTCCTGCGCGAGCGTTACGACGTCGGCATCATCATGGTCACCGGCTCCGGCGACGTGATCGACCGCATCGTCGGGCTGGAGATCGGCGCCGATGACTACGTGGCCAAACCCTTCGACCCGCGCGAGCTGCTGGCGCGGATCAAGAGCGTGCTGCGCCGCATCCAGGCGCGGCCTCCCGAAGCCCCGGTCGCCAGCGTCGCTGGCCGCCGCGTCAGCTTCGGCCGCTGCACGCTCGACCTGGACGCACACCAGGTGCTCGATGCCGACGGCACCGAGGTGATGGTCACGCACATGGAATTCGACCTGCTGCGCGTGCTGTACGAACACCCCGGCAAGGCGCTCTCGCGCGACCAGATCCTGACCCTCACCCACAATCGTGAATGGGAGCCGTTCGACCGCTCGATCGACATCCGCATCGCCCGGCTGCGGCGCAAGGTCGAGGTCGACCCGGACAACCCGCGCGCGATCCGCACCGTCCGCGGCGTCGGCTACATGTTCGTGCCGTCTGCGTAA
- a CDS encoding mechanosensitive ion channel family protein gives MSTGNDAGARPGAGRRLRALILAAVLAGLSLAATAAPPPAQQAGATEGTAPATPPPATEATVKFFNRDIMTLRSTLLGRPPELRARTAEGNIEQVVERPGTPTVAFQDIPQGSLVLLGGQLVAMFTPADLDALNHQTMAQARAQIARNLTEAVQAAERDHAPRQLLNGVLMSLLATLVAALAMLALLWLRRQIESRFQRWIEVRVQTLRQESTRHVVTSMRTIVNWFKRVVLWLIALLVLEEWLRFVLGQFGFTQPWAQRMTGWIVDLLSGWGQAIAGAVPGLVAAFVILFLARFLTRTLSLTFRAVQSGRFQLFGIDDQLAEPTRKLLVAVIWLFAVAMAYPYLPGAQTDAFKGLSVLVGLMISLGASSIVGQAAGGFTLLYARTMAVGDLVRIGEVDGQVLQIGLFTTRLRNLMGVEISIPNNVVLGGQLHNYSRNPDGPGLWLETGVTIGYDSPWRQVHRLLLDAAAKTAKIQASPAPYVLQTALSDFYVEYKLRARILEPFLRPFVLTELHANIQDAFNEAGVQIMSPNYEADPEQPKMVGRAHWEGVPPPTADQAG, from the coding sequence ATGAGCACAGGAAACGATGCTGGCGCGCGGCCGGGGGCCGGCCGTCGCTTGCGTGCGCTGATTCTTGCCGCCGTGCTGGCAGGCCTGTCGCTGGCCGCGACCGCGGCCCCTCCCCCGGCACAACAGGCCGGCGCCACCGAAGGCACCGCGCCTGCCACGCCGCCACCTGCCACCGAGGCGACGGTCAAGTTCTTCAACCGCGACATCATGACCCTGCGCAGCACCCTGCTCGGCCGCCCGCCCGAGCTGCGCGCGCGCACGGCCGAAGGCAACATCGAGCAGGTGGTGGAGCGGCCGGGCACGCCCACGGTGGCATTCCAGGACATCCCGCAGGGGTCGCTGGTCCTGCTGGGCGGACAACTCGTGGCGATGTTCACGCCCGCCGACCTGGATGCCCTGAACCACCAGACCATGGCCCAGGCCCGCGCGCAGATCGCGCGCAACCTGACCGAAGCCGTGCAGGCGGCCGAGCGCGACCACGCGCCGCGGCAACTGCTCAATGGCGTGCTCATGTCATTGCTGGCGACGTTGGTCGCCGCGCTGGCGATGCTCGCGCTGCTGTGGCTGCGCCGGCAGATCGAATCGCGATTCCAGCGCTGGATCGAAGTACGCGTGCAGACGCTGCGCCAGGAGTCCACGCGCCACGTCGTGACCAGCATGCGCACCATCGTCAACTGGTTCAAACGCGTGGTGCTGTGGCTGATCGCCCTGCTCGTGCTGGAGGAATGGCTGAGATTCGTCCTCGGTCAATTCGGCTTCACCCAGCCGTGGGCGCAACGCATGACCGGCTGGATCGTCGACCTGCTGTCGGGCTGGGGCCAGGCGATTGCCGGCGCAGTGCCTGGCCTGGTGGCGGCATTCGTCATCCTGTTCCTCGCCCGCTTCCTGACCCGGACCCTGAGCCTGACCTTCCGCGCCGTGCAGAGTGGCCGGTTCCAGCTGTTCGGCATCGACGACCAGCTCGCCGAACCCACCCGCAAACTGCTGGTGGCGGTGATCTGGCTGTTCGCCGTGGCGATGGCCTACCCGTACCTGCCCGGCGCGCAGACCGACGCGTTCAAGGGCCTGAGCGTGCTGGTGGGCCTGATGATCTCGCTGGGCGCATCCAGCATCGTCGGCCAGGCGGCCGGCGGATTCACGCTGCTGTATGCCCGCACGATGGCGGTGGGCGACCTGGTGCGGATCGGCGAGGTCGACGGCCAGGTGTTGCAGATCGGCCTGTTCACTACCCGCCTGCGCAACCTGATGGGCGTGGAGATCAGCATCCCCAACAACGTCGTCCTCGGTGGCCAGCTGCACAACTACTCGCGCAATCCCGATGGCCCCGGCCTCTGGCTCGAAACCGGCGTGACCATTGGTTACGACTCGCCATGGCGACAGGTGCACCGCCTGCTGCTGGACGCGGCCGCCAAGACCGCGAAGATCCAGGCGTCACCGGCGCCGTATGTGCTGCAGACCGCGCTGTCGGACTTCTACGTCGAGTACAAGCTGCGTGCGCGCATCCTCGAGCCGTTCCTGCGCCCGTTCGTGCTGACCGAACTGCACGCCAACATCCAGGACGCGTTCAACGAGGCCGGCGTGCAGATCATGTCGCCCAACTACGAAGCCGACCCCGAGCAACCGAAGATGGTCGGCCGCGCGCACTGGGAAGGCGTGCCGCCACCGACCGCCGACCAGGCCGGGTAA